CCACGATGTCCACCGCGGGGTCGTCGAGCAGCGCTTCCACGGAAGGGTACACCGTAGGCACCTCGAAAATCCGGGCGGTCCGGTCCGCCTTGTCGCCGTCTGCGTCCGTCAACCCGACGACATTGAATCCAGCCTTGCGATAGGCGGGGAGGTGCGCGGCGTTCACGATCCCTCCCGCCCCGATGATGCCGATTCCGTAATCCTGCTTGTTTCCAAGTTTCGGACGATAGTCCAGATCCAGGCTCATCGCGCGTATCTCCTTGCTTTTGGTTCGATTTTTTATACCGGTAACCTCTGTTTCGGAAACGCAGTTATAATACGGCCACGCGGGCAGGCCCGACAGGAAAAACGCCTCGAATCCTCTGGTCCGGGACAGCCCGTCAGTGTATCATGCACACCCACGGCTCTTCGATGATCCTGTTCTCAAGGTCCTTACATGATCCTGGATAAATCCTTCATAACGCGCATTCTGCGCGGCAGGCCGTACCTGGCCGTGACCGCGGTCCTGACGATAGCCGCGGTGGCCATGACGCAGATGCCCCTCGTGGATGACCTCGGATTCGAGTTCGCCTTCCTGACCGCCTTCATTGCTACCTTTGCCGTAGGCCTGATGACCATTCATCTCGTGGCCGGGTGGCGGTCGGATCGCGGGCAGCATCCCCACGGGCAGCCCACCCGCATGCAGCCCACCCGCATGCAGCCCACCCGCCTGTCGGCGATGCTCGTCCTGCTCTTCGGCCTTTCTCTCTCGACGCTCCTGCTGCCGATGGCCGTGATGTTTGTCAAGAGCTGGATCAGCGGTTTCTGCAACGTGCCCGAAGGCCTTGCGTTCTACCTGCTGCTCCCCGGCATAAGCGTCCTGTGGTCTACCGCCGTCGCGTTGGTATGCGTGCTGGCTGTGGAACGAAGACTGCGCGCCTCGCTGCTTTTTCTGGGGGTCATGTTCGTATCGATCGGCATCAGCCTCTATCGCCTGGCGACCCAGCCGCCCGTATTCGTGTACAATCCGATCATCGGCTACTTCCCCGGGCCGATCTACGATGAAGTCGTGGTGATCACCACGACGCTGCTCACGGCACGGGCCATCGTGCTCGTCAGCGTGCTGGCGATGGCCGCCGGCCTATACCTCTGTTTCGACCCGTCGACCTGGAAGCTCCGTCCAGCACGGCTTCTGGCGTTCCGCGGCGGCAATCCGGACGGCGGGAGAGCCGCATCCACTGGAAGCGCCACGCCCGGCGAAAGCGCCACGCTCCCCCAGACCCCCACGC
This is a stretch of genomic DNA from Gemmatimonadota bacterium. It encodes these proteins:
- a CDS encoding Gfo/Idh/MocA family oxidoreductase, producing the protein MSLDLDYRPKLGNKQDYGIGIIGAGGIVNAAHLPAYRKAGFNVVGLTDADGDKADRTARIFEVPTVYPSVEALLDDPAVDIV